Proteins from a genomic interval of Hydrogenophaga sp. PAMC20947:
- a CDS encoding efflux RND transporter periplasmic adaptor subunit, with protein MNAHTIKVKGPGLGKGWTWFALSLTGMALIACQPKAPDSGANDPKTEAGADGDAGLAKPSMTITVEKPSTDNIGLLLDANGNVSAWQEASVGAEVSGLRLATVTANVGDRVKKGQILATFVTATAEAESLQGKAAEMQAEANHENAKADADRARSIEDTGALSQSQIAQYLTAEKVSKAQWEAAKAAFSATQIRLGNTSVKAPDDGVISARSATVGGVVGAGQELFRMVRQGRMEWRGEVTPGELGRVKLGQEVKVTLATGTELPGKVRAISPTADLQTRNIIVYVDLPRHEELTAGTFAKGRFVLGESSALTVPAAAIVVRDGHSYVFVIGADNKAAQRKVQTGRRVGERVELLDGLKPDESVAVKGAGFLNEGDFVKVVK; from the coding sequence ATGAACGCACACACCATCAAAGTGAAAGGTCCTGGCTTGGGCAAAGGCTGGACATGGTTCGCCCTCAGCCTGACAGGCATGGCGCTGATCGCATGCCAGCCCAAAGCGCCAGACAGCGGGGCGAATGATCCCAAGACTGAAGCGGGCGCCGATGGCGATGCCGGATTGGCCAAGCCATCCATGACGATCACGGTCGAGAAACCCAGCACAGACAACATCGGGCTGCTGCTGGATGCCAACGGCAACGTCAGCGCCTGGCAAGAAGCCAGCGTGGGAGCTGAGGTGAGCGGATTGCGCCTGGCCACTGTCACCGCCAATGTCGGCGACAGGGTGAAGAAGGGACAGATTCTGGCCACCTTTGTCACGGCCACGGCCGAGGCTGAGAGCTTGCAAGGAAAGGCGGCTGAGATGCAAGCCGAGGCCAACCACGAAAACGCCAAGGCCGATGCCGACCGAGCGCGCTCGATCGAAGACACTGGCGCGCTCTCCCAATCGCAGATCGCTCAATACTTGACCGCAGAAAAGGTCAGTAAAGCCCAATGGGAGGCCGCCAAGGCCGCCTTCAGCGCCACCCAGATTCGCCTGGGCAATACTTCGGTGAAAGCACCAGATGACGGCGTGATCTCCGCGCGCAGCGCGACGGTCGGTGGTGTCGTGGGTGCTGGACAGGAGTTGTTTCGCATGGTGCGCCAGGGGCGCATGGAATGGCGCGGCGAAGTGACCCCCGGTGAATTGGGGCGCGTCAAGCTGGGCCAGGAGGTCAAAGTGACGTTGGCCACCGGCACCGAACTGCCCGGCAAGGTGCGCGCCATTTCACCCACGGCCGACCTGCAAACGCGCAACATCATTGTGTATGTCGACTTGCCCCGCCACGAAGAACTGACCGCTGGCACGTTTGCCAAAGGGCGTTTCGTCCTGGGTGAAAGCTCGGCGCTTACCGTTCCGGCAGCGGCCATCGTGGTGCGCGACGGTCACAGCTATGTCTTCGTGATCGGCGCCGACAACAAGGCTGCCCAGCGCAAAGTGCAAACGGGCCGCCGTGTAGGCGAACGCGTCGAGCTGCTGGATGGGCTGAAGCCCGACGAATCCGTGGCCGTCAAAGGCGCGGGTTTCCTCAACGAAGGCGACTTCGTGAAAGTCGTCAAGTGA
- the map gene encoding type I methionyl aminopeptidase has product MSITYKDEAGIAGMREACRLASEVLDYLTPHIQPGVTTLEIDRLSAEYMKQQGTRSATIGYQPAGYPPYPGHLCTSVNQVICHGIPNEKPLKKGDILNVDVTVITKDGWFGDNSRMYLIGGEAACSVQARRLSQVTFECMWKGIAMVKPGVRLGDIGHAIQTYAEGNGFTVVREFCGHGIGQRFHEEPQVLHYGRPGTLEVLKEGMTFTIEPMINAGKRDIKEMGDGWTIVTKDRSLSAQWEHTVLVTPTGYEVLTLSAGSPSTPAFVSAQTTQAGV; this is encoded by the coding sequence ATGAGCATCACCTACAAAGACGAAGCCGGTATCGCAGGCATGCGCGAGGCTTGCCGCCTCGCATCCGAAGTCCTGGACTACCTCACACCCCACATCCAGCCTGGCGTGACCACGCTGGAGATCGACCGCCTGTCTGCCGAGTACATGAAGCAGCAGGGGACGCGTTCGGCCACCATTGGCTACCAGCCCGCTGGCTACCCGCCCTACCCCGGCCATCTCTGCACTTCTGTGAATCAGGTGATCTGTCACGGCATTCCCAACGAGAAACCGCTCAAAAAGGGCGACATCCTCAACGTCGACGTGACCGTGATCACCAAAGACGGCTGGTTCGGCGACAACAGCCGCATGTACCTGATCGGCGGCGAAGCCGCTTGCAGCGTGCAGGCCCGGCGCCTCTCGCAAGTCACTTTTGAGTGCATGTGGAAAGGGATCGCCATGGTCAAGCCTGGTGTGCGCCTGGGCGATATCGGCCACGCCATCCAGACCTACGCAGAAGGAAACGGGTTCACGGTGGTGCGCGAGTTTTGCGGCCACGGCATCGGCCAGCGTTTCCATGAAGAACCGCAAGTCCTGCATTACGGCCGCCCCGGCACCCTGGAGGTGCTCAAAGAGGGCATGACCTTCACCATCGAGCCCATGATCAACGCCGGCAAGCGCGACATCAAAGAAATGGGCGACGGCTGGACCATCGTCACCAAAGACCGGTCTCTCTCTGCACAGTGGGAGCACACCGTGCTGGTCACACCCACAGGTTACGAAGTGCTGACCTTGTCGGCAGGCAGTCCGTCGACGCCCGCGTTCGTGTCGGCCCAGACCACCCAGGCCGGGGTTTGA
- a CDS encoding [protein-PII] uridylyltransferase, translating into MDRLSVEATSTRGVRTALAQLARLTDQALRELWQRAGFKATYALLAVGGYGRGELFPFSDVDVLVLMPDGMKPEQDEPLKARLETFIGWCWDVGLEIGSSVRTTAECLAEASKDVTVQTSLLEARLIRGNKPLFNQLEHALAEAMDPKAFFVAKMLEMRQRHIKFENTPYSLEPNCKESPGGLRDLQIILWVAKAAGLGNSWDDLARKGLATPLEARQIKANEALLSQIRARLHLLAGRREDRLVFDLQTAVAESFGFKAHTPPMVVPTGDGPNHAPTPSTAKGVRRASEVLMKRYYWAAKAVTQLNQILLLNIEEWLANDDIGVDRRRPLNERFFDKAGMLEVAHDDLYIQQPHAILETFLIYQTTLGIKGLSARTLRALFNARPVMNAAFRADPANRTMFLRILQEPEGITHALRLMNQTSVLGRYLWVFRNIVGQMQHDLFHVYTVDQHILMVVRNMRRFFIADYSHEYPFCSQLAAGWDKPWILYIAALFHDIAKGRGGDHSELGAHDVRVFCRQHGIAKEDTRLIEFLVSEHLTMSRMAQKEDLSDPDVINAFAKRVGNERYLTALYLLTVADIRGTSPKVWNAWKGKLLEDLYRYTLRALGGRAPDPLALIESRKREAMAIMALHAMPHEAHKALWDRLDVSYFMRHQADEIAWHTRALSRELAQKGLARAKTAAEPSASEAGEATRVELDRCIVKARMSPAGEGLQVVVYAPDQTDLFARICGYFDESDFSILDARVHTTRDGHALDTFQIVAPNLADHYRELTGMVENRLAQTIDARGPLPPPTMGRVSRRVKSFPVTPRVDLQPDDKGQRWLLSISASDRNGLLYCVSRVLAQYELSVELAKITTLGERVEDTLLISGPQLQVNKRQLEFGTELLKTLKG; encoded by the coding sequence ATGGACCGCCTCAGCGTTGAGGCGACCTCAACCCGAGGCGTGCGCACAGCGCTTGCGCAACTGGCACGCCTGACCGATCAGGCTTTGCGGGAGTTGTGGCAGCGCGCTGGCTTCAAGGCTACTTACGCATTGCTGGCGGTGGGCGGCTACGGCCGGGGTGAACTGTTTCCCTTCTCGGACGTGGACGTGCTGGTGTTGATGCCCGATGGCATGAAACCCGAACAGGACGAGCCGCTCAAGGCCCGCCTGGAGACGTTCATTGGCTGGTGTTGGGACGTCGGCCTGGAGATCGGCTCCAGCGTGCGCACCACGGCCGAGTGTCTCGCCGAGGCGTCCAAAGATGTGACTGTGCAGACTTCGCTACTTGAAGCGCGCCTGATTCGCGGCAACAAACCTTTGTTCAACCAGCTGGAGCACGCACTGGCTGAGGCGATGGACCCCAAGGCATTTTTTGTGGCCAAGATGCTTGAAATGCGGCAGCGGCACATCAAGTTTGAGAACACGCCCTATTCCCTGGAACCCAACTGCAAGGAGTCGCCGGGGGGGCTGCGCGACCTGCAGATCATCTTGTGGGTCGCCAAGGCCGCCGGCTTGGGCAACAGCTGGGATGATCTTGCCCGCAAGGGCTTGGCCACGCCCCTGGAGGCGCGGCAGATCAAGGCCAACGAGGCCTTGTTGAGCCAGATCCGTGCTCGCTTGCATTTGCTCGCCGGACGGCGTGAAGACCGTTTGGTATTCGACTTGCAAACAGCCGTGGCCGAGTCATTTGGATTCAAGGCCCACACGCCCCCCATGGTGGTGCCCACGGGCGATGGCCCCAATCACGCCCCCACGCCGTCCACCGCCAAAGGCGTGCGGCGGGCCAGTGAGGTGCTGATGAAGCGCTATTACTGGGCGGCCAAGGCGGTGACCCAGCTCAACCAGATTCTGCTGCTCAACATCGAAGAGTGGCTGGCCAACGATGACATCGGCGTAGACCGCCGGCGCCCGCTCAATGAGCGCTTCTTCGACAAAGCCGGCATGCTGGAGGTCGCCCATGACGACCTGTACATACAACAGCCCCACGCCATTCTGGAGACCTTTCTGATCTACCAGACCACGCTGGGGATCAAGGGCCTCTCGGCCCGCACCCTGCGGGCCTTGTTCAATGCCCGGCCGGTGATGAATGCGGCCTTCCGGGCCGACCCAGCCAACCGGACGATGTTCCTGCGCATACTGCAGGAACCCGAGGGCATCACCCATGCCCTGCGGCTGATGAACCAGACTTCGGTGCTCGGGCGGTACCTTTGGGTGTTCCGCAATATCGTGGGGCAGATGCAGCACGACCTGTTCCACGTTTACACCGTGGATCAACACATCCTGATGGTGGTGCGCAATATGCGCCGCTTCTTCATTGCCGATTACTCCCACGAATATCCGTTTTGCTCCCAACTCGCTGCAGGCTGGGACAAGCCCTGGATTCTTTACATCGCCGCCCTTTTTCACGACATCGCCAAAGGTCGTGGTGGGGATCATTCGGAGCTGGGCGCGCACGATGTCCGGGTATTTTGCCGCCAGCACGGCATAGCCAAGGAAGACACGCGGTTGATCGAATTCCTGGTGTCGGAACACCTGACCATGAGCCGCATGGCCCAAAAGGAAGACCTCAGCGATCCCGATGTGATCAATGCGTTTGCCAAGCGCGTGGGCAATGAGCGCTACCTCACTGCGCTTTACCTGTTGACCGTGGCAGACATCCGGGGCACCAGCCCCAAGGTGTGGAACGCCTGGAAAGGCAAGCTGCTCGAGGACCTGTATCGCTACACCTTGCGTGCGCTGGGCGGCCGTGCCCCCGATCCGCTGGCTTTGATCGAATCGCGCAAGCGCGAGGCCATGGCCATCATGGCCCTGCATGCCATGCCCCACGAAGCCCACAAGGCACTGTGGGACCGCCTGGATGTGAGCTATTTCATGCGCCACCAGGCCGATGAAATCGCCTGGCACACCCGGGCTCTGAGCCGTGAGCTCGCGCAAAAAGGCCTGGCAAGGGCCAAGACTGCTGCTGAGCCTTCCGCAAGCGAGGCCGGCGAGGCGACCCGCGTGGAGCTGGACCGCTGCATCGTCAAAGCGCGCATGTCTCCCGCCGGCGAGGGTTTGCAGGTGGTGGTTTATGCCCCCGATCAGACCGATCTGTTTGCCCGCATTTGTGGCTACTTCGACGAATCGGACTTCAGCATTCTGGACGCGCGGGTGCACACCACGCGCGACGGCCACGCGCTCGACACCTTCCAGATCGTGGCGCCCAACCTCGCGGACCATTATCGGGAACTCACCGGCATGGTGGAAAACCGCCTCGCCCAGACCATTGATGCCCGCGGCCCCCTGCCGCCACCCACCATGGGCCGTGTATCGCGCCGGGTCAAAAGCTTCCCGGTGACGCCGCGCGTTGATCTGCAGCCCGACGATAAGGGTCAGCGCTGGCTGCTTTCAATCTCGGCCAGCGACCGGAACGGCTTGCTCTATTGCGTCTCGCGCGTATTGGCGCAATACGAATTGAGCGTTGAATTGGCCAAAATCACCACCTTGGGCGAGCGCGTGGAAGACACCCTCCTCATCAGCGGCCCGCAGCTGCAAGTCAACAAGCGGCAACTTGAATTCGGGACCGAGCTGCTGAAAACGCTCAAAGGTTGA
- a CDS encoding efflux RND transporter permease subunit produces the protein MNVSSWSIKNPIPAVMLFVMLTLAGLYSFNSMKVQNFPDLDVPNITVIASLPGAAPNQLENDVARPIENGMASLQGLKHIYTKVQDGVVTITAEFRIEKNTQEALDDVRSAVAKVRGDLPSDIQEPIINKVELAGGAVLAYTVSSDKMDDEAISWFVENDISKLLLSVRGVGAVNRVGGVNREVQILLDPLKLQSLGATAADISRQLARVQIESAGGRADIGGSQQPLRTLSALKSAEELAQLELSLSDGRRVRLDQIAEVKDTVAEPTAAAFLNGKPVVGFEVARSRGASEVEVGHGVREKLKALQVERPDLQITESFDFVTPVEEEFAGSMALLYEGALLAVLVVWLFLRDFRATIVSAVALPLSAIPAFIGMYYLGFSINVVTLLAMSLVIGILVDDAIVEVENIVRHMRMGKSPYQASMEAADEIGMAVIATTFTLIAVFLPTAFMSGIPGKFFKQFGWTASLAVFASLIVARALTPMMAAYIMRPFVMAKDRPNWARRNAFTEKLWSWSSSQHEPGWLNTYGKWAAWCIRHRWITMGGAAAFFVGSIMLIPLLPQGFIPPDDNSQTQVYIELPPGTTLKQTITTAEQARLLVSAVDNVKSVYTTIGSGSAGSDPFAPQGASESRKAALTIQLTKRGERPRKQVIENKLREAMSNLPGVRSKVGLGGSGEKYILTLTGNDSNALSVAASAIERDLRTINGVGSIQSSAALVRTEISVTPDLAKAADMGVTSAAIADTLRIATVGDYDSALPKMNLPQRQIPIVVKLSPQALTDLDVLSRLAVPGAKGPVMLGQVASLSFGGGPAVIDRYDRSRNINFEVELAGIALGDMKTAVEKLPSMKSLPAGVRVLEIGDAEVQGELFASFGLAMLTGVLCIYIVLVLLFKTFLHPFTILAALPLSLGGAFVALLVADKSFSMPSLIGLIMLMGVATKNSILLVEYAIEARREHGMDRTHAILDACHKRARPIVMTTIAMGAGMLPIAIGWGEADSSFRSPMAVAVIGGLITSTLLSLLVIPAVFTIVDDVSLFFGRLFGMAPAKSKHADEPSLPQLSTQQGG, from the coding sequence ATGAACGTCTCTTCCTGGTCCATTAAAAACCCCATTCCTGCGGTCATGCTGTTCGTCATGCTGACGCTGGCGGGGCTGTATTCGTTCAACTCGATGAAGGTGCAAAACTTCCCCGACCTGGACGTGCCCAACATCACCGTGATCGCCAGCCTGCCGGGCGCTGCGCCCAACCAGCTGGAAAACGACGTGGCCCGTCCGATAGAAAACGGCATGGCCTCGCTGCAAGGGCTCAAACACATCTACACCAAGGTGCAAGACGGCGTGGTCACCATCACCGCCGAATTCCGCATTGAGAAAAACACCCAGGAAGCGCTGGACGATGTGCGCTCGGCCGTGGCCAAAGTGCGCGGTGACCTGCCCTCGGATATCCAGGAGCCCATCATCAACAAGGTGGAGCTGGCTGGCGGTGCTGTTCTGGCCTACACGGTGAGCTCCGACAAGATGGACGACGAGGCGATCTCGTGGTTTGTTGAAAACGACATCAGCAAGCTGCTGCTCTCGGTGCGTGGCGTGGGCGCGGTCAACCGCGTGGGCGGTGTGAACCGCGAAGTCCAGATTCTTCTGGATCCCCTGAAACTGCAATCGCTGGGCGCCACCGCGGCAGACATTTCGCGCCAGCTGGCGCGTGTGCAGATCGAAAGCGCGGGCGGGCGAGCGGACATTGGTGGCAGCCAGCAGCCTTTGCGAACCTTGTCTGCCCTGAAGTCGGCCGAAGAGCTGGCGCAGCTGGAACTGTCGTTGTCCGATGGCCGCCGCGTGCGGCTGGACCAGATTGCCGAGGTCAAAGACACCGTGGCCGAGCCCACCGCAGCAGCCTTCCTGAATGGCAAGCCTGTGGTGGGCTTTGAGGTGGCGCGCAGTCGCGGTGCCAGCGAGGTCGAGGTGGGACACGGCGTGCGCGAGAAGCTCAAAGCGTTGCAGGTCGAACGCCCCGATTTGCAAATCACAGAATCTTTCGATTTTGTGACGCCGGTGGAAGAAGAGTTCGCCGGCTCCATGGCGCTGCTGTACGAAGGCGCGCTCTTGGCTGTGTTGGTGGTGTGGCTGTTTCTGCGCGATTTCCGCGCCACCATTGTCTCGGCGGTGGCCCTGCCTTTGTCAGCAATCCCCGCCTTCATCGGCATGTATTACCTGGGCTTCTCCATCAACGTTGTGACGTTGCTGGCCATGTCGCTGGTGATCGGTATTCTGGTGGACGATGCCATTGTGGAGGTGGAGAATATCGTGCGCCACATGCGCATGGGCAAGTCGCCGTATCAGGCCTCCATGGAAGCGGCCGACGAAATCGGTATGGCCGTGATCGCCACCACCTTCACCTTGATTGCGGTGTTTCTGCCCACGGCATTCATGTCGGGCATTCCAGGCAAGTTCTTCAAGCAGTTTGGCTGGACCGCCTCTCTGGCGGTGTTCGCCTCGTTGATCGTGGCGCGGGCGTTGACCCCCATGATGGCGGCCTACATCATGCGGCCTTTTGTCATGGCCAAGGACCGCCCGAACTGGGCGCGCCGAAATGCGTTCACAGAAAAGCTGTGGTCGTGGAGCAGCAGCCAGCATGAGCCGGGATGGTTGAACACCTACGGCAAATGGGCGGCCTGGTGCATTCGCCACCGCTGGATCACCATGGGGGGAGCGGCCGCCTTCTTTGTCGGGTCGATCATGTTGATTCCCTTGCTTCCACAAGGTTTCATCCCCCCTGACGACAACTCCCAGACGCAGGTTTACATCGAGTTGCCGCCGGGAACCACGTTGAAGCAGACGATAACAACGGCTGAGCAGGCGCGCCTGTTGGTGTCGGCGGTCGACAACGTCAAGTCGGTCTACACCACGATTGGCTCAGGCTCGGCGGGCAGCGATCCGTTTGCACCCCAAGGTGCCTCCGAATCGCGCAAGGCAGCTTTGACCATTCAGCTGACCAAACGCGGTGAACGTCCACGCAAGCAGGTGATCGAAAACAAGTTGCGCGAAGCGATGTCCAACTTGCCGGGCGTGCGCAGCAAGGTGGGGTTGGGTGGTTCGGGTGAAAAGTACATTCTGACCCTCACCGGCAACGATTCCAACGCGCTGTCGGTGGCGGCCAGCGCCATCGAGCGCGACCTTCGCACCATCAATGGCGTGGGCAGCATCCAGTCGAGTGCCGCTCTGGTGCGCACCGAGATCAGCGTCACGCCAGATCTCGCCAAGGCGGCCGACATGGGCGTGACCAGTGCGGCCATCGCCGATACGCTGCGCATCGCCACCGTGGGTGACTACGACAGCGCTTTGCCCAAGATGAACCTGCCGCAGCGCCAGATCCCCATCGTGGTCAAGCTGTCGCCGCAAGCGCTGACCGATCTGGATGTGCTGTCCCGCCTGGCGGTACCAGGGGCCAAGGGGCCGGTGATGCTGGGTCAGGTCGCCTCGCTGTCTTTTGGTGGCGGTCCTGCGGTGATCGACCGCTACGACCGCTCGCGCAACATCAACTTCGAGGTGGAGTTGGCCGGTATCGCCTTGGGCGACATGAAAACTGCGGTGGAAAAACTCCCCAGCATGAAGAGCTTGCCCGCGGGAGTCAGGGTTCTGGAAATCGGCGACGCAGAAGTGCAGGGCGAGCTGTTCGCCAGTTTTGGCCTGGCCATGCTGACCGGCGTGCTGTGCATCTACATCGTCTTGGTGTTGCTGTTCAAAACCTTTTTGCACCCGTTCACGATTTTGGCGGCGCTGCCGCTGTCGCTGGGCGGTGCGTTCGTGGCCCTGTTGGTTGCGGACAAAAGCTTCTCCATGCCTTCATTGATCGGTTTGATCATGTTGATGGGCGTGGCCACGAAGAACTCGATCTTGTTGGTGGAGTACGCCATTGAGGCCCGGCGCGAGCATGGCATGGACCGCACCCACGCCATACTGGACGCTTGCCACAAGCGTGCACGCCCCATCGTGATGACCACCATCGCCATGGGCGCCGGTATGTTGCCCATTGCAATTGGCTGGGGAGAGGCCGACAGCAGCTTCCGCTCGCCTATGGCTGTGGCCGTGATCGGTGGCTTGATCACCTCTACCTTGTTAAGCCTGTTGGTGATTCCAGCGGTGTTCACCATCGTGGACGACGTGTCGCTCTTCTTTGGCCGTTTGTTTGGGATGGCACCTGCGAAATCCAAACACGCCGATGAGCCCTCCTTGCCTCAGCTGAGCACGCAGCAAGGCGGTTGA
- a CDS encoding efflux transporter outer membrane subunit — MKRMFGVVFSAALLGACAVTPPVDPASPALSRGLGQWFIPATAHQGNTASLTQWWGQFNDPVLVKWIAQAQAQSPTLATARAQVFAARAALQTTEVLAGPQVAAVASVSRGQSSYTAETLGTSLGLGLQASWAIDLWGGNRAGVAQAGAQQTAALAGWHDARVLVASEIAQAYFAQRLCQVQLRVVERDRDSRAVTAQAAGHTERAGLTAPAVAALAQASAADSVARARQQSDLCERQIKALVALTGLPEPDVRAALATAPDSYTSTAVENALAVKAVPMDTLRQRPDVARAQAGWVASAQGVGVARADMLPSLSFSGSWLRNRFSSSATDTSFNTWSIGPLSMTVPVVGRGALQARTDAAEAQYKASGQAYAATLRQAVAEVEQALVSLDGLRLREQSTATALAGYTQSFKATEARYKVGFANLNELEEARRLQLNAESGTVALQQERINTWISLYVALGGGFDPETNLSATKEPS, encoded by the coding sequence ATGAAACGCATGTTTGGCGTGGTTTTCAGCGCCGCCTTGCTCGGTGCATGTGCGGTGACGCCGCCGGTCGATCCGGCCAGCCCCGCCTTGTCTCGAGGGCTTGGGCAGTGGTTCATTCCGGCGACTGCCCACCAGGGCAATACGGCCAGCCTCACCCAATGGTGGGGGCAGTTCAACGATCCTGTGCTGGTGAAATGGATCGCTCAAGCCCAAGCGCAAAGCCCGACGCTGGCAACCGCCAGGGCACAGGTGTTTGCCGCGCGCGCCGCGTTACAGACCACCGAAGTGTTGGCAGGGCCTCAGGTGGCGGCCGTGGCCTCTGTTTCCCGCGGGCAGAGTTCCTACACCGCGGAAACCTTGGGCACCAGCCTGGGATTGGGCCTGCAAGCCTCTTGGGCCATTGATCTGTGGGGCGGTAACCGGGCAGGGGTGGCCCAGGCTGGGGCACAGCAAACCGCGGCCCTGGCGGGCTGGCACGACGCACGCGTCCTGGTGGCTTCTGAAATAGCACAGGCTTACTTTGCACAGCGTTTGTGCCAGGTTCAGCTGCGTGTGGTTGAGCGCGACCGCGATTCGCGAGCCGTCACCGCCCAGGCGGCGGGGCACACCGAGCGCGCGGGCCTGACCGCGCCCGCCGTGGCTGCCTTGGCCCAGGCCAGTGCGGCAGACAGCGTGGCCCGTGCGCGCCAACAAAGCGATCTGTGCGAACGTCAAATCAAGGCGCTGGTTGCGTTGACCGGTTTGCCCGAACCCGATGTGCGTGCTGCGCTGGCCACAGCGCCGGACAGCTACACCTCAACGGCCGTGGAGAACGCACTGGCTGTCAAGGCTGTGCCGATGGATACCCTGCGTCAACGGCCCGATGTGGCACGCGCCCAAGCCGGTTGGGTGGCGTCGGCCCAAGGGGTGGGCGTTGCCCGCGCCGACATGTTGCCCAGTCTGTCGTTTTCGGGCAGCTGGCTGCGCAACCGTTTTTCGTCAAGCGCCACAGACACATCCTTCAACACCTGGTCCATAGGGCCCCTCAGCATGACGGTGCCCGTGGTCGGACGAGGGGCGCTGCAGGCCCGTACCGATGCCGCAGAGGCGCAGTACAAAGCCAGCGGACAGGCCTATGCTGCCACCCTGCGCCAGGCGGTTGCCGAAGTCGAACAGGCCCTGGTTAGCCTGGACGGGCTGCGCTTGCGCGAGCAGTCCACGGCCACGGCCCTGGCCGGGTACACCCAGTCGTTCAAAGCCACCGAGGCCCGGTACAAGGTGGGCTTTGCGAACCTCAACGAGCTGGAAGAGGCGCGCCGCCTGCAGCTCAACGCCGAGAGCGGCACCGTTGCCCTGCAACAAGAACGCATCAACACCTGGATCAGCCTCTATGTCGCCCTGGGCGGCGGTTTTGATCCTGAAACCAACCTTTCTGCTACCAAAGAACCGTCATGA